The Montipora foliosa isolate CH-2021 chromosome 1, ASM3666993v2, whole genome shotgun sequence genome has a window encoding:
- the LOC137970665 gene encoding putative nuclease HARBI1 encodes MELSPIISKRDTNFRKAISARQRLAVTLYRLADTATYRTIANLFAIGKSTVCEIVVQVCNAIVQFLLSRYIRLPQSAQEIRERIDESRDRAGFPPVVACVDGCHIPIKAPQNNPEDYVNRKGFHSIILQGLVDANYLFLDVCVGWPGKVHDARLFKNSSLYTSLCGGVFTRDDSVYDTINGVRVPPLILGDSAYPLQDWMMKPYVDRGNLSVEELQFNNILSITRVVVENGYGRLKGRFPALAKRLDLNLNNCCTVIAACCVLHNFCEIMKEEIDEQWLLDIPINGTICPGEDVNQPQDRNATAIREAIKSFLS; translated from the coding sequence ATGGAGCTATCTCCCATAATTTCAAAGAGGGACACAAACTTTCGCAAAGCAATCTCTGCTCGCCAGCGACTTGCGGTTACTTTGTATCGGCTTGCCGATACCGCGACTTACCGTACGATTGcaaacctttttgcaattgggAAGTCCACCGTATGCGAAATAGTTGTGCAGGTATGCAATGCTATTGTACAATTCCTTCTTTCGAGGTACATACGTCTTCCGCAATCGGCACAAGAAATTCGGGAAAGGATTGATGAGTCGCGTGACCGTGCGGGTTTTCCACCGGTTGTAGCTTGTGTTGATGGATGCCATATACCAATTAAAGCCCCACAAAACAATCCGGAGGACTATGTTAATCGAAAGGGTTTTCATTCGATTATTCTGCAGGGATTGGTAGATGCGAACTATTTGTTTTTAGATGTTTGCGTTGGGTGGCCTGGAAAAGTGCACGATGCGCGCTTGTTTAAAAACTCCTCACTTTACACGTCCCTTTGTGGTGGTGTCTTCACACGAGATGATAGTGTGTACGATACGATCAATGGTGTGAGGGTGCCACCACTAATTCTTGGAGACTCAGCTTACCCACTGCAAGACTGGATGATGAAGCCGTACGTGGACCGAGGAAACCTGAGCGTTGAGGAATTACAGTTCAACAATATTTTAAGCATCACAAGAGTTGTAGTAGAAAATGGATATGGAAGGTTAAAAGGAAGATTTCCTGCGCTTGCAAAGCGACTAGAtctaaatttaaataattgttGTACTGTAATTGCAGCTTGCTGTGTACTGCACAATTTTTGTGAAATTATGAAGGAAGAAATTGACGAACAATGGCTTCTTGACATTCCAATCAATGGAACGATCTGTCCAGGCGAAGATGTAAACCAGCCGCAAGACAGGAATGCTACAGCAATCAGAGAAGCCATAAAAAGTTTTTTGTCTTAA